One Dictyostelium discoideum AX4 chromosome 3 chromosome, whole genome shotgun sequence genomic region harbors:
- the arrK gene encoding ADP-ribosylation factor-related — protein MLSEFFNSLASFFSNIFSLFEGKKDTRILMIGLDGAGKSTLLFKLKLGDVVLTIPTIGFNVETIVYKNLSMTVWDVGGQHKIRALWKHYYHGTNAIIFVVDSTDRERMDEVKEEIDNLLIQDELKGIQILVLANKQDMNNAMNTAEIVNSLNLNSIKDRKWYVQPCSAIRSDGIYEGFDWVANSLNNK, from the coding sequence atgttatcAGAATTTTTCAACAGTTTAGCATCATTTTTTAGTAATATATTCTCATTATTTGAAGGTAAAAAAGATACAAGAATATTAATGATTGGACTTGATGGTGCAGGTAAATCAAcacttttatttaaattaaaattgggtGATGTAGTTTTAACCATTCCAACCATTGGATTCAATGTCGAAACTAttgtatataaaaatttatcaatgaCAGTTTGGGATGTAGGTGGTCAACATAAAATTCGTGCATTATGGAAACACTATTATCATGGTACAAATGCAATCATCTTTGTAGTTGACAGTACTGATCGTGAAAGAATGGATGAAGTTAAAGAGGAAATTGATAATCTTTTAATCCAAGATGAATTAAAAGGTATACAAATATTAGTACTTGCAAATAAACAAGATATGAATAATGCAATGAATACCGCAGAAATTGTAaactctttaaatttaaattcaattaaagataGAAAATGGTATGTCCAACCATGTAGTGCCATTAGATCAGATGGTATATATGAAGGATTTGATTGGGTAGCAAATTCactcaataataaataa
- the tgrC2 gene encoding IPT/TIG domain-containing protein produces MEKKIILLILFLFSIFKSGHSVGRPMSVDVIFDEKSFSITFESFRSYPTRLILYQNETTPRYEMAPNYFNCSLVIGNRRHCSFHSDEPFSRLWGSIESKVCAREVSSPVEECSFDLSSLDYPFVTNLKYSNKPKTSGGDIVITGNYLRSRGGPNHILTTFDYMTSFVVKGNFSDPSFDCNNITVVVPPGSGYFEFAFDETGDNLFPFSYESPKISSTFFDGGYLILSINGDNFFTDKSLVEVYFDDIKQTNFIISVNHTQIQVNNVNRPDLGPISISVKVNEIPAEKNYTHCFPPLIISVSSVSNYSDGIVTIQGDKLFSTLNSSFTPSITIGNKQCTYIKSNTNELKCKLDPNQNGGKNLPVNVNFGGCNSINPHSVTLTYNTPTLSSGSYSNGFVTLIGTHFGKNEESFVQLYGNGINDNIKIDQLNVSSDEKNLTFKLPLLRCSTFNINFTRVKLVGSNMTSNTISISASSLLINVINRPNLSNGSLNIEIYYMDCPISSSSQPSITVGNSSSSTQCSTPSLQYSNSSFYVTTCSTPYGTGINKQFIFQLNSDTISDEYSYAPPNIENRKFSKGQYNITFYGNNFGNSISYIKVYFNGNDISSEILTLTNNQLTIKTLNSYENGPINITVDGIKMESLFNLKFPPVIYGIINKDNKTIACGGFITVSGKNLLSNGDEFKVKVLANYKNTTIIVQNEKILIVRADCKESQLSVSTYIGEDLGPNAILTYLKPMITVIPTIKNNKDGISISVGGVSLSGIIYASLVVSSTNVSLSCNLQCSLSPNETLYDSNPKLSSNETDITNSTDCLSCHSNSFVNETSGVLYLQFSSTSFHYDVKIEEIQLPLSPPSSNGRSSKLSGGQLQVFQLFVLVILLVLSSFTINQ; encoded by the exons atggaaaagaaaataatattactgattttatttttattctcaatttttaaatcaggACATTCAGTTGGTCGTCCAATGTCAGTAG atgtaatatttgatgaaaaatcattttcaataactTTTGAAAGTTTTCGATCATACCCAACCCGTTTAATTTTGTATCAAAACGAAACAACACCAAGATATGAAATGGcaccaaattattttaattgtagtCTAGTTATTGGTAATAGGAGACATTGTTCATTCCATTCAGATGAGCCATTTTCAAGATTATGGGGTAGTATAGAAAGTAAGGTATGTGCAAGAGAAGTATCAAGTCCAGTTGAAGAGTGTTCATTTGATCTTTCATCTTTAGATTATCCATTTGTAACTAATTTGAAATATAGTAATAAACCAAAAACATCTGGAGGTGATATAGTAATTACTGGTAATTATTTAAGATCTAGGGGTGGTCCAAATCACATTCTAACTACATTTGATTATATGACATCTTTTGTTGTTAAAGGTAATTTCTCTGATCCATCTTTTGActgtaataatattactgtAGTAGTTCCACCAGGCTCTggatattttgaatttgccTTTGATGAAACTGGGGATAATCTTTTTCCATTTTCATACGAATCACCTAAAATATCAAGTACTTTTTTTGACGGAGGGTAcctaatattatcaattaatggtGATAACTTCTTTACAGATAAAAGCTTGGTAGAGGTTTATTTTGATGATATTAAgcaaacaaattttattatttcagtAAATCATACACAAATTCAAGTGAATAACGTTAATAGACCTGATCTAGGCCCAATTTCAATTAGTGTTAAGGTAAATGAAATCCCGGCTGAAAAGAATTATACTCATTGTTTCCCACCATTAATTATATCAGTATCATCAGTATCAAATTATTCCGATGGTATTGTAACAATTCAAGGAGACAAATTATTTTCTactttaaattcatcatttaCTCCATCAATTACAATTGGTAATAAACAATGTAcatatattaaatcaaatacaaatgaattaaaatgtAAATTAGATCCAAATCAAAATGGTGGTAAAAATTTACCAGTTAACGTTAATTTCGGTGGTTGTAATTCAATAAATCCTCATAGTGTAACATTAACATATAATACTCCAACGTTATCAAGTGGATCATATTCAAATGGTTTTGTTACATTAATTGGTACACATTTTGGTAAAAATGAAGAATCATTCGTTCAATTATATGGTAATggaattaatgataatattaaaattgaccAATTAAATGTATCGTCTGATGAAAAGAATTTGACATTTAAATTACCTCTTTTAAGATGTAGtacatttaatattaatttcactCGAGTGAAATTGGTTGGTTCTAATATGACCTCAAATACAATTTCAATCTCAGCATCATCACTATTAATAAATGTAATCAATAGACCAAATCTTTCAAACGgttcattaaatattgaaatatattatatGGATTGTCCAATTAGTTCATCATCACAACCAAGTATTACAGTTggtaattcatcatcatctactCAATGTTCAACACCATCATTACAATATTCAAATTCTAGTTTCTATGTAACAACATGCTCAACACCATATGGCACTGGTATCAATAAACAAttcatttttcaattaaattcagATACAATTAGTGATGAATATTCGTATGCTCCACCAAATATTGAGAATCGTAAATTTTCTAAAGGTCAATATAATATTACATTTTATGGAAATAATTTCGGTAACTCAATATCATATATTAAAGTTTATTTCAATGGTAATGATATTTCATCAGAAATTCTAACattaacaaataatcaattaactATTAAAACATTGAACTCCTATGAAAATGGtccaattaatattacaGTGGATGGAATTAAAATggaatcattatttaatttaaaatttccacCTGTTATTTATGGTATAATTAATAAggataataaaacaattgctTGTGGAGGTTTTATCACAGTTTCTGGTAAGAATTTATTGTCAAATGGAGATGAATTCAAAGTTAAAGTATTAgcaaattataaaaacacTACAATAATTGTTCAAAatgaaaagattttaatagTTAGAGCTGATTGTAAAGAGAGTCAACTCTCTGTTTCAACATATATTGGAGAAGATTTGGGACCAAATGCAATATTAACATATTTAAAACCAATGATTACAGTTATTCCaaccattaaaaataataaagatggtATTTCAATATCAGTTGGTGGTGTTAGTTTATCAGGTATTATTTATGCAAGTTTGGTAGTTTCATCAACAAATGTATCTCTTTCATGTAATTTGCAATGCAGTTTATCACCAAATGAGACATTGTATGATAGTAACCCAAAACTAAGTTCAAATGAAACTGATATTACAAATAGTACCGATTGTTTGTCATGCcattcaaattcatttgttAATGAAACATCAGGAGTATTATATCTCCAATTTAGCTCAACATCATTCCATTATGAtgttaaaattgaagaaattCAATTACCATTATCTCCTCCATCATCAAACGGTAGATCATCCAAACTATCAGGTGGGCAATTGCAGGTATTTCAATTGTTTGTGTTGGTGATACTGTTGGTGCTCTCATCCTTCACCATCAACCAGTAA
- the gtaT gene encoding GATA zinc finger domain-containing protein 20 translates to MGKRKPIPSINIGNNLNKKLKFSKQDSDQQQQQQQEQQPQQPQQPIIKYKSKREKEIHEKIDKIKSERKFIYKNAERHVKLSLEYAGLALSLPAVLKDLHRALEKFDALESSLIAELESLKIPVKNASTIPVLHPPINHVNTSIATTAAASINNNNNNDNTITTTTTTTTISNDNLASTTNSLPVNSVPRTTATLSDVNSLITATLGPTTAPTIGSSATTGDTTAIDGTNTNVTTDTTTIETTMKKKGRPPLFKEIPENCYVCGVTETPYWRRGTDEGVMVDLCNACGLRYMKLEKKERLLKQKNSTSNVLN, encoded by the exons ATGGGAAAAAGAAAACCAATACCATCAATCAACATTGGTAATAacctaaataaaaaacttaaattttcaaaacaagattcagatcaacaacaacaacaacaacaagaacaacaaccacaacaaccacaacaaccaattataaaatataaatccaaaagagaaaaagaaatccaCGAAAagattgataaaattaaatctgaaagaaagtttatttataaaaat gCAGAGAGACATGTTAAATTAAGTTTGGAATATGCTGGGTTGGCATTGAGTTTACCAGCGGTCTTGAAAGACTTACACAGAGCATTGGAAAAATTTGATGCACTTGAGTCCAGTTTGATAGCTGAGCTAGAGTCTTTAAAAATACCAGTAAAAAATGCCAGTACCATACCAGTTTTGCATCCTCCAATTAACCATGTTAATACAAGTATTGCTACAACTGCTGCTGCCagtatcaacaacaacaacaacaatgatAACACCAttaccacaaccaccaccaccactactatcAGCAATGACAATCTTGCTTCAACTACAAATTCTTTACCAGTTAACTCTGTACCAAGAACCACTGCCACTTTATCAGATGTTAACAGCCTTATTACTGCAACTCTTGGACCCACTACTGCTCCTACTATTGGTTCTTCTGCAACCACTGGTGATACTACTGCAATTGATGGTACAAACACCAATGTCACCACTGATACTACCACCATAGAAACAACCATGAAGAAAAAAGGCAGACCACcactttttaaagaaattccAGAAAATTGTTATGTCTGTGGAGTAACCGAAACTCCATATTGGAGAAGAGGTACAGACGAAGGTGTAATGGTTGACCTCTGTAATGCATGTGGATTGCGTTACATGAAAttagaaaagaaagagagacttttaaaacaaaaaaatagtaCCAGTAATGTTTTGAACTAA
- a CDS encoding protein kinase, CMGC group yields the protein MDIYYILNHDNSDNNIFDFENNSDTIDIGKNYKKCNGQGQMLPPPTLITPSNQNDTITYYTDGRSISVPRKMLIDPNTIVDCGTNGIMFIAFNFETQKRVILKKLSKRMFDNELNGHRIIRNLIFQNLFQGGKHISTYQSIFKRKCSDSYQPPLTSILNSIISSNDNPQQHSTLIQQKDDEDFYFESIQPQYSLLNLISNNMLDQDDICQLFYEILMGLKFMHSAGVIHRDLDPENSIFVDENFNIKFTEFNNCFLLDTDPTFLFNKEYITNTYSYRAPETIWGDSLYTEATDVWGAGVLFAELLLGKRLFRSFNSKEHLKSIYKLIGAPKASEGAYVVKGELLFFLMEYNRKNSFQPTFNNTFIGCNQIQIDLLKNMLCWDPRDRYSVNEILESPYFENIHDRTNFIPCDKNLNVNIHFDILNLKPNQMTNLIDQEFLNPS from the exons atggatatttattatattctaAATCACGATAATTCAgacaataatatttttgattttgaaaataatagtgatactattgatattggtaaaaattataaaaaatgcaATGGCCAAGGTCAAATGTTACCACCACCTACATTAATAACACCATCCAATCAAAATGATACAATAACTTATTATACCGATGGTCGTTCAATCTCTGTTCCAAGAAAGATGCTAATTGATCCAAATACAATTGTAGACTGTGGCACCAATGGTATCATGTTTATtgcttttaattttgaaactcAAAAAagagtaattttaaaaaaactatcaaAAAGAATGtttgataatgaattaaatggCCATagaattattagaaatttaatttttcaaaatcttttCCAAGGTGGTAAACATATTTCAACCTATcaaagtatttttaaaagaaaatgttCAGATTCATATCAACCTCCATTGACATCTATTctaaattcaattataagTTCAAATGATAATCCACAACAACATTCAACATTGATTCAACaaaaagatgatgaagatttttattttgaatcaattcaaccacaatattcattattgaatttaatatctAATAACATGCTTGATCAAGATGATATTTGCCAATTGTTCtatgaaattttaatggGTTTAAAGTTTATGCATTCTGCCGGAGTTATCCATAGAGATTTAGATCCAGAAAACTCAATTTTCGttgatgaaaattttaatattaaattcacagaatttaataattgctTTCTATTAGATACTGATCCTACCTTTTTATTCAATAAGGAGTATATTACTAATACTTACTCTTATCGTGCTCCTGAAACAATTTGGGGTGATTCTTTATATACTGAAGCTACTGATGTTTGGGGTGCTGGTGTTTTATTTGCAGAACTATTGTTAggtaaaagattatttagaTCTTTCAACa gTAAAGAACATTtgaaatcaatttataaattaataggTGCACCAAAAGCTTCAGAAGGAGCTTATGTTGTAAAAGGAGAATTATTGTTTTTCCTAATGGAatataatagaaaaaatagttttcaaccaacatttaataatacatttaTAGGCTgtaatcaaattcaaattgaccttttaaaaaatatgcTATGTTGGGATCCAAGAGATAGATATTCAGTCAATGAAATTTTGGAAAGTccatattttgaaaatattcaCGATAGAACAAATTTCATTCCATgtgataaaaatttaaatgttaaTATTCATTTTGATATCTTAAATTTGAAACCCAACCAAATgacaaatttaattgatcaagaatttttaaatccaagttaa
- the comH gene encoding GATA zinc finger domain-containing protein 2: MVKNSEHLPWYLGSDSATAASTATDATSADGAASETDAASATDTTSATDPTSATDPIATTNTTGITSSGPTTNGRRGRPYISTPPNRCYDCGRTRSPYWRKGTYNGQVVHLCNACGLNHIKIAKKSSAIFL, encoded by the coding sequence atggTAAAAAATAGTGAACATCTACCATGGTATTTAGGCAGTGACTCTGCAACCGCTGCTTCCACAGCAACTGATGCCACCTCTGCAGATGGTGCCGCCTCTGAAACTGATGCCGCCTCTGCAACTGATACCACCTCTGCAACTGATCCCACCTCTGCAACTGATCCCATTGCCACTACCAATACCACCGGCATTACATCCAGTGGTCCTACTACCAACGGTAGAAGAGGTAGACCATATATATCAACACCACCAAATCGTTGCTATGATTGTGGAAGAACCAGATCTCCATATTGGAGAAAAGGAACCTACAACGGCCAAGTTGTACATCTTTGCAACGCTTGTGGTTTAAATCATATCAAAATCGCAAAAAAATCATCAGCaatatttttgtaa
- the lmcB gene encoding hypothetical protein, with translation MSSINPSLYNDNGVYCSKVIVTKAIKIRDLDQIPQTVLALAATNNGANYDYASPNYITNARKRFKARLNRNPIWYPKMGDTAAIFFARSDQAGWDIRAEVDEAILYTQKQYPHIDINYAVLTPVNTHDLVDMNLIAQLFAEDDAAAAAAANQPNQPNQGQ, from the coding sequence ATGTCGTCAATCAACCCAAGTTTATATAATGACAATGGTGTGTATTGTTCAAAAGTAATTGTCACAAAAGCAATAAAAATTAGAGATTTAGATCAAATACCACAAACTGTACTTGCCTTGGCTGCTACCAATAACGGTGCCAATTATGATTACGCCTCACCTAATTACATAACAAATGCcagaaaaagatttaaagcAAGACTCAATAGAAACCCAATATGGTACCCAAAAATGGGTGACACCGCTGCTATTTTTTTCGCAAGATCTGATCAAGCAGGTTGGGATATCAGAGCTGAAGTTGACGAGGCCATATTATATACACAAAAACAATATCCCCATATTGATATTAACTATGCAGTTTTAACACCAGTTAATACTCACGATTTAGTTGACATGAATCTCATCGCCCAGTTATTCGCTGAGGATGAtgcagcagcagcagcagcagcaaaCCAACCAAACCAACCAAATCAAggacaataa